From one Humulus lupulus chromosome 8, drHumLupu1.1, whole genome shotgun sequence genomic stretch:
- the LOC133797025 gene encoding G-type lectin S-receptor-like serine/threonine-protein kinase CES101: MARLRCVIFSCLILMQSCFSSSFMFKQGQQLRASNSSDDVVSANGVFKLGFYSPGSYLSIWYRNIEKNPEVIWLGNRYPIPDPSAVFTLDFDGKLKITSKRGQLIVLNPNQNKSGNVTASLMDSGNFVLYEVSDNGTLGKVLWQSFDYPINTLLPGMKLGMNLENGQSWIVSSWLSWLALTPGAFRLGVDPGGTNQLVLWKREDVYWTSGVWKNGSFQNAPELTRRADLFEFSFVSNKEEKYFSYKARNTSTVSRLEVNFWGQIVQYVLAKDGISWENTTLVSLCKHGKEFPSLVECVKHNPSTCSSNNSEIFVPIRSYANSTKSSYMDYNTNISLIDCQATCWKNCSCIGCVTLHQNGTGCFYMTNISDVSLDERFDFGFYLESRFRSGGATNVGGTKRDSREGKKQIWWILWFIIAAITGVTVLLFGYLFYRRRRLLRLLQQTGNSESSKDEAFLQLRSQAPSINPLSGTDTLRRGRKGQDYELFSFADIIAATDNFSLANKLGEGGFGPVYKGKLPDGQEIAVKRLARHSGQGLEEFMNEITLIAELQHTNLVSLLGCCTHAEEKMLIYEYMPNKSLDFFLFDPIRRKILDWEKRVNIIEGIAQGLLYLHKYSRLRIIHRDLKASNILLDEDMNPKISDFGMARIFGRNELTANTERVVGTYGYMSPEYAMNGIFSVKSDVYSFGVLLLEIATGKKNTIGTVTLIELAWDLWNKEESFGLVDESIDLSYPKEEFMKCVRIGLLCVQELATERPTMSDVIFMLSNDVVSLPEPKQPAYCGSGKNAGSSGSDWISDTASINNVSITVMEPR, translated from the exons ATGGCTAGACTAAGATGTGTAATATTCTCATGTCTCATCTTGATGCAGTCTTGTTTCTCCTCTTCTTTTATGTTTAAGCAAGGTCAACAGCTGAGAGCTTCGAATAGTTCTGATGATGTAGTTTCAGCTAATGGTGTATTCAAACTAGGCTTCTACAGCCCTGGCTCTTACTTGTCAATATGGTATAGAAACATAGAAAAGAATCCAGAAGTAATTTGGCTAGGAAACCGGTATCCAATTCCAGACCCTTCTGCTGTTTTCACCTTGGATTTTGATGGAAAGTTGAAGATCACAAGCAAAAGAGGCCAACTCATTGTGTTGAACCCCAATCAGAACAAGTCTGGTAATGTCACTGCCTCTTTAATGGATTCTGGTAATTTTGTGCTGTATGAAGTATCTGATAATGGAACACTAGGAAAAGTTTTGTGGCAAAGTTTTGATTACCCAATTAACACATTGTTACCTGGAATGAAACTTGGTATGAACTTGGAAAACGGACAAAGTTGGATAGTTTCTTCTTGGTTAAGTTGGCTAGCCCTCACACCAGGAGCTTTCAGGCTTGGTGTTGATCCAGGTGGAACAAACCAATTGGTTCTCTGGAAAAGAGAGGATGTTTACTGGACTAGTGGGGTGTGGAAAAATGGGAGTTTTCAGAATGCTCCTGAGCTTACTAGGAGGGCTGATTTATTTGAGTTCAGTTTTGTTTCAAATAAAGAGGAGAAGTACTTTTCTTACAAAGCAAGAAATACTTCTACTGTTTCAAGGTTGGAAGTGAACTTTTGGGGACAAATTGTGCAGTATGTTCTTGCCAAAGACGGAATTTCTTGGGAAAACACTACTTTGGTTAGTCTATGCAAACATGGTAAGGAATTTCCAAGTCTAGTGGAGTGTGTAAAGCATAATCCATCCACATGCAGTAGTAACAATTCTGAAATTTTTGTGCCCATAAGAAGCTATGCTAATTCGACTAAATCGAGTTACATGGATTATAACACAAACATATCTCTCATTGATTGTCAAGCTACTTGCTGGAAAAATTGCTCTTGCATTGGTTGTGTAACTCTTCATCAGAATGGAACTGGATGCTTTTACATGACAAACATATCTGACGTATCTCTTGATGAGCGCTTTGACTTTGGTTTTTACCTTGAATCTCGGTTTAGATCAG GAGGGGCAACTAATGTAGGAGGAACAAAGAGAGATTCAAGAGAAGGCAAGAAACAAATATGGTGGATATTATGGTTCATCATAGCAGCCATAACTGGTGTCACAGTGCTACTTTTTGGCTATTTGTTTTACCGGAGGAGAAGACTACTTAGACTCTTGCAACAGACAG GAAACTCGGAATCAAGTAAAGATGAGGCGTTTCTTCAGCTAAGGTCTCAAGCTCCATCTATCAATCCATTGAGTGGTACAGATACGCTTAGAAGAGGCAGAAAAGGCCAGGATTATGAGTTGTTTAGTTTTGCTGATATAATTGCTGCAACTGATAATTTCTCACTTGCCAACAAGCTAGGAGAAGGAGGTTTTGGACCCGTTTACAAG GGTAAATTACCAGATGGGCAAGAAATTGCTGTGAAGAGACTTGCAAGGCATTCAGGACAAGGACTAGAAGAATTCATGAATGAGATAACACTAATAGCTGAGCTTCAACATACCAATCTAGTTAGTCTTTTGGGTTGTTGCACTCATGCAGAAGAGAAGATGCTCATATATGAATACATGCCAAATAAAAGCTTGGATTTCTTCCTCTTTG ATCCTATTAGAAGGAAGATTTTAGATTGGGAAAAACGTGTTAACATTATTGAAGGGATAGCACAAGGACTTCTTTATCTTCACAAGTATTCCAGATTGAGAATCATACATAGAGACTTGAAAGCTAGCAATATTTTACTTGACGAAGATATGaatccaaaaatatcagattttggCATGGCTAGAATTTTTGGGCGAAATGAGTTGACAGCAAATACAGAGAGAGTTGTAGGGACATA TGGCTATATGTCTCCAGAATATGCCATGAATGGAATTTTCTCTGTCAAGTCTGATGTGTATAGTTTTGGAGTTCTACTACTAGAGATTGCGACTGGCAAAAAGAACACCATAGGAACTGTCACTCTAATTGAACTT GCTTGGGATTTGTGGAACAAAGAAGAAAGCTTTGGCCTTGTAGATGAATCAATTGACCTTTCATACCCCAAAGAAGAATTTATGAAATGTGTTCGTATTGGTCTTCTATGTGTACAAGAGCTTGCAACAGAGAGGCCAACCATGTCAGATGTGATCTTTATGCTCTCAAACGATGTCGTTTCATTGCCTGAGCCGAAACAACCTGCATACTGTGGTAGTGGAAAAAATGCCGGATCATCAGGAAGTGATTGGATTTCGGATACTGCATCAATAAACAATGTATCTATTACCGTTATGGAGCCCAGATAG
- the LOC133797026 gene encoding probable ubiquitin-conjugating enzyme E2 37, with protein sequence MAQAARLNLRMQKELKLLLSDPPPGASFPCLSPDSGLSSFSLSVIDAQIKGPEGTVYEKGVFNIKIQIPERYPFQPPAVTFATQIYHPNIDNGGRICLDILNLPPKGAWQPSLNISTVLTSIGLLLSEPNPDDGLMCEVSKEYKYNRQAFDQKARLMTEKYAHPGASGSIGGSGCVQSNSDSSVMEVETKANEPKHEGNKYALNHKECGTSRKLMLESSISSQERVCNGEANDNEASNKHLFLKDSRNQMEVEGTKQELQHMAKLNGNRRKLSLETFTQHQKRNDNEQENVVLNQHSSCTSGDFSVASLRSSMLQDADCSREGLHLIQDSKSVDENINMKSKKLRGLSQKQPLKSLEIVDVTKEKIFAKPQVSSKTNVNSLDEAASVTLALNLDKLPPQKDLGDRIENVSSNMSHKRFCSVGKKLSLGLRRSSGTHKENVHPILKRPSSPTAVSISAAVLPLKDKQWESGHGNHEKQGRGQNLSLCSLSQLQESNNNHIHEQNNELDKNHFSDKGQNGKQQEEEDSLISEAVIVMDSEDSEEEKSVTLKSKPLLARKRLGKWKLRA encoded by the exons ATGGCTCAAGCGGCGAGGCTCAACCTCCGAATGCAGAAGGAGCTCAAGCTTCTCCTCTCCGACCCTCCTCCCGGCGCCTCCTTCCCTTGTCTTTCCCCCGACTCCggcctctcttccttctctttgtCTGTCATCGATGCTC AAATTAAAGGTCCCGAAGGAACTGTATATGAGAAGGGGGTCTTCAACATTAAGATCCAGATACCCGAAAGATACCCATTTCAGCCTCCAGCTGTGACTTTTGCAACTCAGATTTACCATCCCAATATCGACAATGGAGGCCGTATTTGCCTTGACATTCTTAATCTTCCCCCAAAG GGGGCATGGCAACCATCTCTAAATATATCAACTGTGCTTACAAGCATTGGGCTGTTACTGAGTGAACCCAATCCAGATGATGGCCTCATGTGTGAAGTG AGTAAGGAGTACAAGTATAACAGACAAGCTTTTGACCAGAAAGCTCGATTAATGACTGAGAAATATGCCCATCCTGGTGCTAGTGGGAGCATCGGAGGGAGTGGGTGTGTTCAGTCCAACTCAGATTCAAGCGTG ATGGAAGTTGAGACAAAAGCGAATGAGCCAAAACACGAAGGTAACAAGTATGCCCTTAACCATAAGGAATGCGGGACTAGCAGGAAGCTAATGCTGGAGTCTTCAATCTCATCTCAGGAAAGGGTTTGTAATGGAGAAGCAAATGACAATGAGGCTTCTAACAAACACCTCTTTCTCAAAGACTCTAGGAACCAGATGGAAGTTGAAGGAACTAAACAAGAGTTACAACATATGGCGAAGTTGAATGGGAACAGGCGGAAGTTATCGTTGGAGACTTTCACTCAACACCAGAAGAGAAATGACAATGAACAGGAGAATGTGGTCCTAAATCAACATTCTTCATGTACATCTGGAGACTTTTCTGTGGCTTCTTTGAGGTCATCAATGCTGCAGGATGCAGATTGTAGCAGGGAAGGGCTTCATCTTATCCAGGATAGTAAGTCAGTAGATGAGAACATAAACATGAAATCAAAGAAGCTACGTGGATTATCTCAGAAGCAGCCACTAAAATCGTTGGAAATTGTAGATGTTACAAAGGAGAAAATATTTGCGAAACCTCAAGTATCCTCCAAGACCAATGTTAACTCATTAGATGAGGCTGCTTCAGTGACCCTTGCTCTAAATCTCGATAAACTACCTCCCCAAAAGGATTTAGGGGATAGAATTGAAAATGTGTCTTCTAATATGAGTCATAAAAGGTTCTGTTCCGTTGGAAAGAAGCTTTCTCTGGGATTAAGACGCTCATCAGGGACACACAAGGAAAATGTACATCCAATTCTAAAGAGACCAAGTAGTCCTACGGCTGTGTCTATATCTGCAGCAGTACTGCCATTGAAGGACAAGCAATGGGAAAGTGGACACGGAAACCATGAGAAACAAGGGAGAGGCCAGAATCTTTCACTTTGTTCTCTGTCTCAATTGCAAGAAAGCAATAACAATCACATCCATGAGCAGAACAATGAATTGGACAAGAATCATTTTTCTGATAAAGGTCAAAATGGTAAGCAGCAGGAAGAGGAAGACTCACTGATATCTGAAGCAGTAATTGTCATGGATAGTGAAGATAGTGAGGAGGAAAAAAGTGTTACTTTAAAGTCTAAGCCATTGCTAGCAAGAAAGAGACTAGGCAAGTGGAAACTTAGAGCCTGA